TAAACTAAGAATCTCATCGAACTTGCACATTGGGCACAAAATAACTATGCACAGAAGTCAAGCTACATACAAAGTGCGCTCGAGCTACGCACACATAAACACCACTCTCGGATCGTTATTTCAAACGAATTCGGGTGCGGTTGCCGTCCTCCACATGAGAAATGCGCCTGTAACTTTGCaaataataaacttacaaaaaaggtgttattataattgttcagtggacggttgtttcaATTCAACATCAAACTGGGAATTTGCTTATATTTCAATAGTTTGGTAAGCGTCCCGTCCCGGCCCACCTCGGTCAGTGGCGAAAAAGCAAAAAGGTCTTGTATATGTAGATAAAGCGCGAGTAAAACCCCTGTCTTTTATTGTGTGCATAggaaagttgacaaccctagtgTGACCACCCTGTTTAGGCaagaaaagtgaagtacatccATGAGGTAAACTTCtgtgcatatttattttgtgcattGGGGTACTCCACTTAATTACTACACCTAATAAAGTACCATCTTGATTAAAAAGTAAACTTACATGAATACTTTCTCCCAGCAAAGCAGCCTGATGCATGAGCTTCTTGGGTATACAGCCTACATTGACGCAGGTACCGCCGAGGCCCCACTTGGTGCCCTGAGGAGACGGCGTCACATAGTCTAACACCGCTACCTTAGCGCCTAGGTTTACAGCCTCCTTGGCGCAGGCCAGGCCTCCTGAACCGCCGCCGATAACCGCCAGGTCATAGTCAAAGTTTCCATCTGTAGGAAATACAAACCTGTTATAGAATGCTATAAGTGTTATGCTAAAGCCTTTACCGGTTTATCTCCATACACTGTATTTGAAACTACCTCCTCAGTCCTCTAAGATGAGGGGAATTATTTTGGAGTGCATGGGATTTTAAGCCCCTTTACCAAAACCAGCATTATGTGCATTATTCAatagttacttttactttttgtcAGTTGCAGGTatgataatatgtatgtatgtatgtaacttttttgtttgtagtatgtttaaatattgtaaaatgcaATCTGATAGTGAAAAGTTGTCACAATTCAGTTGTATTGTCTTATTTTTACAATCAAAATTAGACAAtttgtattcaattaatttaatttttttatgaaaaagtatgTATGAGTTAATTGCTGTATTATGgattcttttaataaaataaattgataacaaTGTGAAACTTTTTTctataagataaaaatattatgaaaggaTAATGATTGCCAGTCTGAGAAATTCATATTTGCAACTGAGTGATTTTTGTATTACTAATTATTACAATGAGAATGAATACAAGAAAGCTGTTTGTATTTGACTTGAAGCAACCATTGATGAACTTCCGTTCCCTGTGGATAGCGTTAACAGTCACATTGAAAGTGCAGACAATTGAGTAATCTAAACATAGAATCATAGCAACCCGTATATAAAACCACTGAGAGTCCTCCCATTAGATGTGCGTGACAGATATTACTGCAAGGTATACAGTACTCATACCTTCCTCGGTATTGTCTAAAGGAGCCACCGACTTGGTGCTACGGCTACAACACAGCCAGCCTCCTGATATCACCAAACAAATTTAAACTGTAGTAACATATcgaaaaaattataaactactTCTTGAGAATTTCCATTTTCTTAATTCTATGCCAATATTTTATCTCATAGTACTTGTATTGTATctcaattttatcaaattaatagaTAGAAACACTATTTTgtgattaattacttttacttacttattacatcattaacatttaaatattcattgtgCAATGAAAATGACTAGACATTTGGATTAATTCCACCACCCCAAGGaagctttttttttcagaaactaGTTAATAAAGAATTTTGTGTTTGACTACAAGCAATAATCTAGCAAGGAACTCTCAAGTTACTTTGAAAAAATAAGGTACAAAAACTGGGTTGTATGAGCTGCTCAATCAAGAGTGAGGTTAGACAATTATCTGCACTTCAAGGTTAAAACATCGACAATCATGGACTACTTACGAGAACTGAATGTTCGTTGTGCCAATATTAAAACTCTGTCTGCGTTAATTATGGgttttaataacttatttatccTTACAAAATTACTTAGGATTGTCATTTTGACGTATTGTAAATGTGACAGAGACAAGAAAATACACACACCGGACCTTTGGGGTTGTAAAAGATAAGTATCAACAAATGTCAAGGCGTAATATCTAAAGTTCAGTTCACGAAATGCAGACCGTGCTGATCACAGGTGCCAACAGGGGCCTCGGCCTCGGGATGGTGAAATATCTCACTAAGCAGAACGCCGCAAAGACGATAATCGCGACGTGCCGAACCGTGTCGGAGGTAAGTAATGTAATCTTTTTATTACTTACCAATAGGTGCCATCACTGCTAAATTCGTTTCCACAGTTTACACACACTTTTTGCCTTATTTTAACTGAAGTTAATGCGCACAGAAAATGAACGATGTCTCGCGATCAAATACTATTCGAGCAAAGGAGTAAAGTGGTTTTAGTAGCAAAGCGAGCGTGCGAAAGAGATAGCGAGCGGCTCGTTTTTGACAGCTCTATGCTATGGCAGCCCACGACAGATGACGTCATTGACATTGAAAATAGTGATGTGATGATGACGTATCACTTTTTTAATGATGTCATCATAAAATGAGATAAATCCAAGATAAGCCCCGTACGTTGACACAAGTCTAGTACACTGCGCAATCCTTTGTCTCGAAAAACagttatttgataaaattatcataatttcataaaaaatacccCAACCTTCCAATTCATTCCCCCGTAAGGTTTTGGGTCACATAAGGATGATGAAAAAACCGAAATGAAATGAACAGGACATAGTACTCAGATGAATTCAAAAGGCATAAGTATGAAACGTAGTTACAAAACCAGATCTGCTTATTGTGtccgttttatttaattttcaggaGCTGAAAACTCTATCGGCTGAAAACAAAAACGTGGTTATTTTGAATTTGGGTAATTCATTATACtcttttattgataaataatatcatAGTAACATATTCTAAAGAGTGCTACTGTTTTTTAGATGTCAAGGATACCTCATCTTTTGATGACTTTTCCTCTCAAATAAGTAAAGCTGTGGGCAAGCAGGGACTGAACCTGCTAATTAACAATGCAGGTGTTACTACTAAGTACACTAAATTGCCATACGTAAAGGCGGAACAAATGCTGGAGAATTTGTCCGTTAACACGATTGCACCAATAATGCTAACAAAGGTTTGTTATTCATTTTGATacacaatttgtttaattaactgAATCTAGAATTATCTAATTCTTAGTTACACTCTAACGATTTTacgaagtaataaaatataaattttataacaGTACCTACATTCTGATCTTTAGTCCTTGCTTCCCGTTCTGAAACAAGCTGCGGATGCGAATAGCGACAAGCCCATGGGGTGGCAACGTGCAGCCGTCATCAACATGAGTTCCATTCTCGGTTCCATTGAGCAAAACGTACAGGGAGGTTTTTATCCATACAGATGTTCCAAGGTAGGCAcatcactattatttttttttcaataacacGCTATTGCAATACTTTCCCCTCTGCCAAAGGTGGCCAAAGGTATTAAATGAGAGCACTACTCACTCATATTTATAAGTATGCGTCGGGATTATGTATAAGCAATCTTCATACTACTCGCGATGTTGGGCAAAGCGAGGGTGGCTGTTTTACTTTTGTCTGCACGCACGAGAGACATTTTTGCAGTCCGTCCTAAGTTCCCGTTCCAGTTGACTAAATTCATGAAGATATTTACTTACTATTTTATTTCCAGGCCGCTTTGAATGCAGCAACCAAATCGATGAGTGTCGActtaaaaaaagataatattcTGGTTGCCTCGATGCACCCTGGCTGGGTGAAGACAGACATGGGAGGCAAGAATGCAGATCTTGATGTCGAGACTAGTATCACTGGAATATTTCAGACTATAGAAAAACTGTCTGAAAGTGACACCGGAAAGTTCTTGAATTACGATGGCACTGAACTACCGTGGTAAttgatgtttattaaataacgcCAACGATAATATACGTTTCCATTTTCTTAAGCttgtcttttaatttatttctcatGCTTTGGGACGGAGGGGCAAAACAATActgttattaaatataaatactacATACTTATTTCCTATTCTATGGACGCTAGTTTGCTCATGCGATTCATGTAGGCGCTAGAGGGAACACTGAACAAAAAAGTATTAGGAGAGGTAGTTATGTTACTTACCCTCCCATCCGGTGCGTTTTAGCAAGTCCTTGCTCATAGAATCTGGTATAACCTTCTTGGCTCCTTTGGGCGAAACTGTAATGAAGCCAAACTCAAATaagttatgtaggtacctaccacatGTTGTCAATTTACCTACTTGATTATCTAAAATTTTGTAATTCTCATTATTTATTCTCGTTGGCCTCGATATTTGGTAATTAATTCGATACGGAGGTACCTAAGTAGGCAGCACTTCTTGCTACGTCAACTTGCTAGTTCAACATTATCGGGATAAATAAGCTCCCCAAACGTAGATACCTATGCTAAGAATATTATTTCCGGATATTGTAGACGATTAAAATCTCTTCTTGTAGATAACCACAAGAAGTTGCTTTAAAGATAGCCAGTAGGTAAGGGTAGGTAGCTAGAGCCAAACACAGAGTGACATAACACTTTTTGGACAGTAAAAACAAGCAATTTTGCACTCATGTGCATGCAGCTGTTACTTTGTATGGCCTCGCATAAGGGGAGCGAGACCTTGGTCACGGAtggcaaacaaaaaatgttatgtGAATGGGGCAGTGtgcaaaaatgaaaaacattccatacaaaattaaattgtaaatttaaaaaaacccccgacccaaaaaaagtacgcaataattatgacaaacggttaaaaacgctaaaccctataaaaagcaaaaaataacttttaacactacgtaaactaaattttgtcgtgtcgggggaccgctctaattcattactttagatacgtgttttttttttgacgaatgttgtaattaggtaggtatcatttgatttatgtaagtatttatgaaggtaaaaagcggtcccccgacacgtcaaaatttagtttacgtagtgttaaaagttattttttgctttttatagggtttagcgtttttaaccgtttgtcataattattgcgtactttttttgggtcgggggtttttttaaat
This window of the Helicoverpa armigera isolate CAAS_96S chromosome 9, ASM3070526v1, whole genome shotgun sequence genome carries:
- the LOC110372752 gene encoding C-signal, translating into MQTVLITGANRGLGLGMVKYLTKQNAAKTIIATCRTVSEELKTLSAENKNVVILNLDVKDTSSFDDFSSQISKAVGKQGLNLLINNAGVTTKYTKLPYVKAEQMLENLSVNTIAPIMLTKSLLPVLKQAADANSDKPMGWQRAAVINMSSILGSIEQNVQGGFYPYRCSKAALNAATKSMSVDLKKDNILVASMHPGWVKTDMGGKNADLDVETSITGIFQTIEKLSESDTGKFLNYDGTELPW